In the Staphylococcus condimenti genome, one interval contains:
- the adhP gene encoding alcohol dehydrogenase AdhP — protein sequence MKAIVVGKDHQPQVTEKTLRPLKYGEALLDMECCGVCHTDLHVAHADFGDVTGTVLGHEGIGIVKEVAEGVTSLKVGDRASVAWFFEGCGHCEYCTTGRETLCREVKNAGYTVDGGMAEECIVTADYAVKVPDGLSSEAASSITCAGVTTYKAIKESGIKAGEWLVLFGLGGLGNLALQYAKKVFNAKVIAVDINDSQLEFAKNYDADITLNPKEVDVAEYIQEHVGGAHAAVVTAVAKQAFNAAVESVRAGGTVVAVGLPTESMDLSIPRLVLDGIRVVGSLVGTREDLKEAFQFGAEGLVVPKTQTRPMEDIQDIFKEMEEGKINGRMVIDLNH from the coding sequence ATGAAAGCAATCGTAGTAGGTAAAGATCATCAACCCCAAGTTACTGAGAAAACGTTACGTCCATTGAAATATGGTGAAGCATTACTAGATATGGAATGTTGCGGTGTGTGCCACACTGATTTGCATGTAGCACATGCAGATTTCGGTGATGTTACAGGTACAGTTTTAGGACATGAAGGCATTGGTATTGTCAAAGAAGTGGCTGAAGGTGTAACAAGCTTAAAAGTAGGAGATCGTGCAAGTGTCGCATGGTTCTTTGAAGGCTGTGGCCATTGCGAATATTGTACAACTGGGCGTGAAACTTTATGTCGTGAAGTGAAAAACGCAGGTTATACAGTAGATGGCGGTATGGCAGAAGAGTGTATTGTGACAGCTGATTATGCAGTAAAAGTTCCTGACGGCTTATCTTCAGAAGCTGCCAGCAGTATTACTTGTGCAGGTGTAACGACTTATAAAGCTATTAAAGAATCTGGTATAAAAGCAGGAGAATGGCTAGTCTTATTCGGTTTAGGAGGACTAGGCAATTTAGCGTTGCAATATGCGAAAAAAGTATTTAACGCAAAAGTAATTGCAGTTGATATTAATGATAGTCAACTTGAATTTGCGAAAAATTATGATGCAGATATCACACTTAATCCAAAAGAAGTTGATGTTGCAGAATATATTCAAGAACATGTCGGTGGTGCACATGCTGCTGTTGTTACTGCAGTCGCAAAACAAGCATTTAATGCTGCAGTAGAATCTGTTCGTGCTGGTGGCACAGTAGTAGCAGTTGGTTTACCGACAGAATCTATGGACTTATCGATTCCACGTTTAGTATTAGATGGAATTCGTGTTGTAGGCTCTTTAGTAGGTACACGTGAAGATTTAAAAGAAGCATTCCAATTCGGCGCAGAAGGTTTAGTAGTGCCAAAAACACAAACACGTCCTATGGAAGATATTCAAGATATATTTAAAGAGATGGAAGAAGGTAAAATCAATGGCCGTATGGTGATTGATTTAAATCATTAA
- a CDS encoding VanW family protein — protein MAKKRKLLSEMHPVFYTLATKKGIIKRNFDDLRQRKKFSQVRSNDLLPNIVSQNSSNLIKTGKGIDPVLQENKAYNIELASSKIDKLIIKPGEEFSFWNLVGKINRKNGYRDGRVIVNNKIQAGTGGGLCNLANTIHLLVLHSPLTITEFHNHSDALAPDPGERKPFATGTSISYNYVDYRFKNETDQNIQLRVWCEDKQLLGELRSEKVFPWTYQLVEENHHFAKEGEKYYRISKIYKETQSRENSEVLKKELILNNHSEVLFDYDLIPKELIR, from the coding sequence ATGGCTAAAAAAAGAAAGTTATTAAGTGAAATGCATCCGGTATTTTATACACTTGCTACTAAAAAAGGAATTATAAAAAGAAATTTTGATGATTTAAGACAACGTAAAAAGTTTTCACAAGTAAGATCGAACGATTTATTACCTAATATCGTATCTCAAAATTCATCTAATCTAATCAAAACAGGAAAAGGCATTGACCCTGTTCTACAAGAAAATAAAGCTTACAATATAGAACTAGCATCTTCTAAAATTGATAAGTTAATTATTAAACCAGGTGAGGAATTTTCATTTTGGAATTTAGTAGGGAAAATTAACCGAAAAAATGGTTATAGAGATGGTCGTGTGATTGTGAATAATAAAATTCAAGCCGGGACGGGCGGCGGCTTATGCAACTTAGCCAATACTATTCATTTATTAGTATTGCATAGTCCGCTTACGATTACAGAATTCCATAATCATTCTGATGCATTAGCACCTGATCCAGGAGAAAGAAAACCTTTTGCTACTGGAACTTCAATTTCATATAACTATGTTGATTATCGTTTCAAAAATGAAACTGACCAAAATATTCAACTTCGAGTTTGGTGTGAAGACAAACAGCTTCTAGGTGAATTGCGCAGTGAAAAAGTATTTCCTTGGACATATCAACTCGTTGAAGAAAACCATCACTTCGCTAAAGAGGGCGAAAAGTATTATCGTATTTCTAAAATTTATAAAGAAACACAAAGTCGAGAGAATTCTGAAGTATTGAAAAAAGAATTAATTTTAAATAATCATTCAGAAGTTCTGTTTGATTATGATTTGATACCGAAAGAACTCATCAGATAA
- a CDS encoding beta-glucosidase, producing the protein MKQEADCRAQLEQLSLEEKATLLTGANFWNTAKVPGVNEILLSDGPSGIRKQTEGGDALGLTGSVETIAFPCLALIASTFDKDLLRKYGEYLGQIAKSEKVNVLLGPGMNIKRSPLAGRNFEYFSEDPFLTAELAIQYIKGVESQGIGTSPKHFAANNRENERFTSSSNIQSRPLHEIYLSAFKRVVEEAQPATIMNSYNKVNHVLVAENQYLLTDLLRSQWNYDGLVVSDWGAVKDRVKSLRAGLDLEMPGQPDYSIPQVVEAVRSGKLDVLSGKVNPSGKLAETFPECIQDTPSYLTFNRSTEEENYMEGIFVGYRYYATKDMPVAFPFGHGLSYTDFEYSDSNVKVDNDKDQIEIDVTVKNTGEVQGAEVVQVYLQNRASNIEMSAKELKAFERVELEADKSKTVKLVIPFERLKWFNPQTSLWQIDNGNYTVHIGSSVNDIHSHHDFEITSIDESPIQLSLDSSLKDIIDLQDTLSHEIDEFGFDQMIHKMTSEPNLRVLAEPAPIRMLVMFGLKLSDLVKFVEKCNVRLKTGE; encoded by the coding sequence ATGAAACAAGAAGCAGATTGCAGAGCACAATTGGAACAATTATCTTTAGAAGAAAAAGCAACATTATTAACAGGAGCAAATTTCTGGAATACAGCAAAAGTTCCAGGCGTGAATGAGATATTACTGTCAGACGGACCATCAGGTATTCGTAAACAAACAGAAGGCGGAGATGCGCTGGGATTAACGGGTAGTGTGGAGACGATTGCGTTTCCATGCTTAGCATTGATTGCAAGTACGTTTGATAAAGATTTGTTACGTAAATATGGGGAATATTTAGGACAAATTGCAAAATCAGAAAAAGTAAATGTATTGCTTGGTCCAGGTATGAACATTAAACGCAGTCCATTGGCAGGTCGTAATTTTGAATACTTTTCAGAAGATCCATTTTTAACAGCTGAACTTGCGATTCAATATATTAAAGGGGTTGAATCTCAAGGTATCGGTACAAGCCCAAAACACTTCGCAGCAAATAATAGAGAGAATGAACGTTTTACATCTTCTTCTAATATCCAATCGCGTCCTTTACATGAAATCTACCTCAGTGCTTTCAAACGCGTTGTAGAGGAAGCACAACCTGCTACGATTATGAACTCATATAATAAAGTGAATCATGTATTAGTTGCCGAAAATCAATATTTATTGACGGATTTATTGAGAAGTCAATGGAATTATGATGGTCTAGTCGTATCTGATTGGGGCGCAGTGAAGGATCGCGTGAAGTCATTACGCGCTGGTCTGGATTTAGAAATGCCAGGTCAACCCGATTATTCTATCCCTCAAGTTGTTGAGGCAGTGAGAAGCGGCAAGTTAGATGTACTTTCAGGTAAAGTAAATCCTTCAGGCAAACTAGCTGAAACTTTCCCGGAATGTATTCAAGATACACCTTCTTATCTGACGTTCAATCGCAGTACTGAAGAGGAAAATTATATGGAAGGTATCTTTGTCGGTTACCGTTATTATGCAACAAAAGATATGCCAGTTGCTTTCCCATTCGGCCATGGTTTGAGTTATACAGATTTTGAATATAGTGACAGCAATGTAAAAGTTGATAATGACAAAGATCAAATCGAAATCGACGTGACTGTCAAAAATACAGGGGAAGTACAAGGCGCTGAAGTAGTTCAAGTCTATTTGCAAAATCGTGCGAGCAACATTGAAATGTCTGCAAAAGAATTGAAGGCATTTGAAAGAGTGGAATTAGAAGCGGATAAAAGCAAAACTGTTAAACTTGTGATTCCATTTGAACGTTTGAAATGGTTTAATCCTCAAACGAGCTTGTGGCAAATTGATAATGGTAATTATACTGTGCATATTGGCAGCTCAGTTAATGATATCCATTCACATCATGATTTTGAAATTACAAGTATTGATGAATCACCAATCCAATTGTCATTAGATTCATCATTGAAAGATATTATTGATCTTCAAGATACGTTATCTCATGAAATTGATGAATTTGGTTTTGACCAAATGATTCATAAGATGACGAGTGAACCTAACTTGCGTGTACTTGCGGAACCAGCGCCTATACGTATGCTCGTGATGTTCGGCTTGAAATTGAGTGATTTAGTGAAATTTGTAGAGAAATGTAATGTAAGATTGAAAACGGGAGAATGA
- a CDS encoding TetR/AcrR family transcriptional regulator: MHSKRVKLEKSGTQEWVFQSLMLLLEKEKFDKITITKICDKAGINRSTFYRNYENKEDIVIKQLETDLGCITQLIENGSSENEVYHYVFTNCTYVLEVMELGLYHVVLKYLTQLQFRILNMDGIYINNPKDRLITTYHLAGIINIFLNWLHPENHIPAEQFIEVLKKQVGHINKEDILKVLHLLAEEKHPGN, translated from the coding sequence TTGCACAGTAAAAGAGTAAAATTAGAAAAGAGCGGTACACAAGAATGGGTCTTCCAATCCTTAATGCTCTTACTAGAAAAAGAAAAATTCGATAAAATTACTATCACAAAGATTTGCGATAAAGCCGGCATCAACCGTTCTACTTTTTACCGCAATTATGAAAATAAAGAGGATATTGTCATCAAACAATTAGAAACAGATTTAGGATGTATTACTCAATTGATTGAAAACGGCAGCAGTGAAAATGAGGTATACCATTATGTATTTACCAATTGTACCTATGTATTAGAAGTGATGGAACTGGGTCTCTATCATGTAGTGCTGAAATATCTTACGCAATTACAATTTCGTATACTCAATATGGATGGCATTTATATTAACAATCCAAAAGATAGATTAATTACTACTTATCATTTAGCTGGCATCATCAATATCTTTCTAAACTGGTTACATCCTGAAAATCACATTCCTGCCGAACAGTTTATTGAAGTTTTAAAAAAACAAGTTGGCCATATTAATAAAGAAGATATTCTTAAGGTTCTGCATCTGCTAGCTGAAGAAAAACACCCTGGAAATTAG